One window of Enterobacter sp. RHBSTW-00175 genomic DNA carries:
- the hxsD gene encoding His-Xaa-Ser system protein HxsD: MYSVTQGKNELGEFFLLPLNKSLYSREAIMKTCYAFTDDFFIHAVKLEHDNVGIFIYKKNGSVHEMNTVAKHFLYSLHENQMRQIIHDETSTLHEEIVKKAFSPAGVFIENRVKENTQDILKSVV, from the coding sequence ATGTATAGCGTCACACAAGGAAAGAATGAACTAGGCGAGTTCTTTTTGTTACCCCTTAACAAAAGTCTCTATAGCCGTGAAGCGATAATGAAAACCTGCTACGCGTTTACAGATGATTTCTTCATTCATGCCGTCAAGTTAGAGCACGATAATGTAGGGATCTTTATATACAAAAAAAACGGTAGCGTTCATGAGATGAATACTGTAGCAAAGCATTTTTTATATTCACTACACGAAAACCAGATGCGTCAGATCATTCATGATGAAACATCAACTCTGCATGAGGAAATCGTTAAAAAAGCGTTCTCCCCTGCAGGGGTTTTTATTGAAAACCGTGTTAAGGAAAACACTCAAGACATTCTAAAATCGGTAGTGTAA
- a CDS encoding MFS transporter has translation MSTLNHTSSANAEPAHWGGIFAMTLCVFVLIASEFMPVSQLTPIARDLGVTEGLAGYGIAISGALAVLTSLSLSQLAGKMNRKYLLLGMTMLMAISGIIIAYATGYLMYMAGRALIGIAIGGFWSMSAATALRLVPQHQVSRALAIFNGGNALATVIAAPLGSYLGATIGWRGAFLCLVPVAIVAVIWQCFSLPDMPNHQGPRGSVFRLFRQRVVRTGLMACGLFFMGQFALFTYIRPFLENVTRVSPSGLSLILLAIGMAGFIGTLIVARVLNAAFYPTLMAIPLLMAAIAGALILAGHSVWMVAVLSAVWGMLATAAPTGWWTWLARTLPDDAEAGGGLMVAVIQLCIALGSTVGGMVFDHSGWQSTFAMSGLLLLSAVVLTFFTSRQKSAIW, from the coding sequence ATGTCCACACTGAACCATACCTCATCAGCAAACGCTGAACCTGCGCACTGGGGCGGTATTTTTGCCATGACCCTGTGCGTGTTCGTCCTGATAGCCTCGGAATTTATGCCCGTCAGCCAGCTCACTCCCATCGCCCGGGATCTGGGGGTGACAGAGGGACTCGCAGGCTATGGCATTGCCATCTCCGGTGCGCTGGCGGTGCTGACCAGCCTGAGTCTTTCTCAACTAGCCGGGAAGATGAATCGCAAATATCTGCTGCTGGGCATGACGATGTTGATGGCGATATCGGGGATCATTATTGCCTACGCGACTGGCTATCTGATGTATATGGCAGGCCGTGCGCTTATTGGCATCGCGATCGGCGGATTCTGGTCGATGTCCGCCGCGACGGCTCTCCGTCTTGTGCCGCAACATCAGGTATCCCGCGCTCTGGCTATCTTCAACGGCGGTAACGCGCTGGCGACGGTCATCGCCGCCCCGCTTGGCAGCTATCTCGGTGCGACCATTGGCTGGCGCGGTGCCTTTCTGTGTCTGGTGCCTGTCGCCATCGTCGCCGTTATCTGGCAGTGTTTTAGCCTGCCTGACATGCCCAATCATCAGGGCCCGCGCGGGAGCGTATTTCGCCTGTTCCGCCAGCGCGTGGTACGTACAGGGCTGATGGCCTGTGGCCTGTTCTTTATGGGACAGTTTGCGTTATTTACCTATATCCGGCCGTTCCTGGAAAACGTCACCCGTGTCAGCCCTTCCGGCTTATCGCTGATCCTGCTCGCCATCGGTATGGCGGGTTTTATTGGCACGCTGATCGTTGCCCGGGTTCTGAACGCCGCGTTTTACCCGACGTTAATGGCGATCCCACTTCTGATGGCGGCCATTGCCGGCGCGTTAATCCTGGCCGGACACAGCGTGTGGATGGTGGCAGTGCTCTCTGCCGTTTGGGGGATGCTGGCAACGGCGGCGCCAACAGGCTGGTGGACATGGCTTGCCCGGACTTTACCCGATGACGCAGAGGCAGGCGGCGGGCTGATGGTTGCCGTGATCCAGCTCTGCATTGCGCTGGGCTCAACGGTGGGCGGCATGGTGTTCGACCATTCCGGCTGGCAGAGCACCTTTGCGATGAGTGGCCTGTTACTGCTGAGTGCCGTTGTACTGACCTTTTTCACGTCAAGGCAAAAAAGTGCAATATGGTGA
- the hxsB gene encoding His-Xaa-Ser system radical SAM maturase HxsB — protein MSVRFQPPAEFASQSYQLLPFRFSLLGDGNYFLSTDYGEWTCISPTQLTALIGKEKIEDETLWYELKAKHMVSDRIDDNQITFLSSRYITKKSFLENFSQLHIFVLTVRCNNSCVYCQASRKSCQSDPSRYDMSPEVLEKSIDLFLSMPSDKLTLEFQGGESTLNMDLIRQAVAQVNSKNTVKEIQFVVCTNLCELKDDDLDFLLEHNFSISTSLDGPQMLHDANRKYAKSGAWCALVSTLKKLKQRDAFDRVSALMTTTRQSLGMPDEIINEYVNQGFRSIFIRELNPYGFAQKYFHKIGYTIDQFLAFYEKCLDYIIRLNHDGIVFRESYAALIMKKLMTPWATGFVDLQSPCGSGFGVTLYNYDGNIYPSDESRMMAETGDPHFKMGNVFENSPEELFFGPVMQELASAGVNDCLPVCSDCAFAPYCGADPVRRYQVTGSVYGHPGKDDFCLKNRGIISMVIKRFVEGDRETRRILMQWGMK, from the coding sequence ATGAGCGTTAGATTTCAGCCCCCTGCTGAGTTCGCTTCTCAGTCATATCAATTACTCCCATTCAGATTTAGCCTACTGGGTGACGGAAACTATTTCCTTTCGACGGATTATGGCGAATGGACGTGTATTAGTCCTACGCAACTGACTGCACTCATCGGTAAGGAAAAGATTGAAGATGAAACGCTTTGGTATGAACTGAAAGCCAAACACATGGTCAGTGACAGGATTGACGATAACCAGATCACCTTTCTCTCCTCACGGTACATAACAAAGAAATCATTTCTGGAAAACTTTTCCCAGCTCCATATCTTTGTTCTAACCGTTCGTTGCAACAACTCCTGCGTGTATTGTCAGGCCTCACGTAAGAGCTGTCAGTCCGATCCATCACGTTATGATATGAGCCCAGAGGTCCTTGAAAAGAGTATTGATTTATTCTTATCTATGCCTTCGGACAAGCTGACGCTTGAATTCCAGGGTGGAGAATCCACGTTGAATATGGACCTCATCCGTCAGGCCGTTGCCCAAGTAAATAGTAAAAATACCGTGAAAGAGATTCAATTTGTGGTTTGCACGAATCTGTGCGAATTGAAAGATGACGATCTCGACTTTTTGCTGGAACACAATTTTTCAATCAGCACATCGCTCGATGGCCCTCAGATGCTGCATGATGCTAACCGTAAATACGCAAAATCAGGTGCATGGTGTGCACTCGTTTCAACGCTTAAAAAACTCAAACAACGCGATGCCTTTGACAGAGTTAGCGCACTGATGACAACAACCCGGCAGAGCCTTGGTATGCCTGATGAGATCATCAATGAGTACGTAAACCAGGGATTTCGCAGTATTTTCATTCGCGAACTTAATCCTTATGGCTTTGCGCAGAAATACTTTCATAAAATTGGCTATACGATAGATCAATTTCTGGCATTTTATGAGAAGTGTCTCGATTACATTATTCGCCTTAATCACGATGGAATCGTATTTCGCGAATCCTATGCGGCGTTAATCATGAAAAAACTCATGACGCCTTGGGCAACGGGCTTTGTTGATCTTCAATCCCCCTGCGGCTCTGGTTTTGGCGTCACATTGTATAACTATGATGGCAATATCTACCCAAGCGATGAAAGCCGAATGATGGCAGAAACAGGCGATCCGCATTTTAAAATGGGTAATGTTTTCGAGAATAGCCCAGAAGAACTTTTTTTCGGCCCAGTTATGCAAGAACTCGCCTCCGCAGGAGTGAATGACTGCCTGCCTGTTTGTTCTGACTGTGCGTTTGCCCCCTACTGTGGTGCAGACCCTGTACGCCGCTATCAGGTAACAGGTTCGGTTTACGGGCATCCGGGTAAAGACGATTTCTGTTTAAAAAACAGAGGCATTATTTCGATGGTGATTAAAAGATTTGTTGAAGGCGATCGCGAGACTCGTCGTATTCTGATGCAGTGGGGAATGAAATGA